TCAACCATCTACAGCTAGTGAGTACACagagaaatgaaacaacgttcctccaggaccaaggtgctccataaaacaaacacagaactacaggagactacacatatttacataaagtgcacagtgcagaCAAGTGCAGacgcacaagacagtacaaaactaccaaaacaggacGATGGGCACAGgaagttacagtgcagcgccgactagtacgcagttctagtagaaagtgaatcagatgacattcgtgcaaaagagtaacaatataagttcctgtaaatgtaaacatcaaGAGTAGCAGCCGGGGagagagtataaagattatatacagtatataataaacatttgtagcagcagaaattgaatatggagatgtgcaaaaattgcaaagaggatggggtgatgttcagtttagtgtgtgtgtgtgtgtgtttgtgtgtgtgtgtgtgtgtgttttcagtcccgTCTCTGAGTgctgaggagtctgatggcttgggggaagaagctgttgcacagtctggctgtgaggcccgaatgctgGGGTACCGTTTgtcagacggcaggagggtgaagagtgtgtgtgaggggtgtgtgtgaagagtgtgtgtgaggggtgtgtgtgaggggtgagTGGGGTCAttcacaatgctggtggctttgcggatgcagcgtgtggtgtaaatgtaaatgtctgtgatgtcTACGATGCAATGCAAATTAACagtattttgttaattaaaaggTAGAGTAAGCTTTCACAAAACAACTTTTAGGTGAGCAAGAGCAatagtttatataaatattgaaATCTTTGTCCAGTatagaaaaaaacagtcaatGAATCATCTGGGAGTCGACTCTCATTGGTCATTTGAGTCAAATGATTTGACTCATTAAAAATACTCAAAATTCCCATCACTATTATCTTACCTTAGAATGGCAGAGGAAGCCGAACACGACCATGGTGAGCGCCGGAGTGAGGATGATTCCGAAAATAACGGCGGCGAGTGCTACATTCACGGCGGCGATGATGAGGTTCTGCAACGTGACGAGAACCGAGCACGCCCAGCAGTCCAGCGAGGCTCTGAGTTCCAGCGGCTCGGCCGAAGCGTTGGAGGATGAGTACGGAGGAGGAACCACTGCTGCTGGGGTCGCGGGGTCAACAACCGGCGATGACATGGAGCTCGTGTGATGCAGACGAGTCGACTCGGAGTCATCTCCATCAGAGCCGAACTGCTGAGACGCCGTCCTCTCCAGCGTCCCGTTACGAGACAAACTCATCCTGAATCACAGAGACAGCGAGCTCAGAAGAGCACAGCTGTGGAGGGTTGGAAAATCAAGAACATCTttagcaaattaaaaatattttttatcagtttcaTGCTTGATTATCATTATAAACATGTTATGAACTGCTTATAAACATGATTTTGACTTAATGATGATTCAGAAGTTTTCTACACAAATTCTGCTTGAAGTTTAGACAGATCAGTTGTCTTTCTGAATGCTATTTCTATGCTGGATATATTTCTGCTACTGTGATGATTTTttagcaaataaattaaatataattgtttGTGTATAACTCATAAAACATACAAACCATGAAATATGTATGTCACTATTTGGTGTTTTTAAGATTTCGTCACCTTTGCgtaatacacacatatacttcGTACCAAAACAGAGAGCTAAGATTTTAGTTATTTTGTTATAATCaagtgaaacacacaaaaacattttcaaacatggTTCTGAAATGGCATGTAGTGATGTAAAGTGTGGAAAGGCAGGGATGATTCCAAGTGCCCTGAGAAGACAAGTGGCCTAAAGGGAACTCTAGGAAAGGAAAAATGGTTCAGATTGGTAATAATCATCTGAGACGAGGTAGCAATTTCAATTCTATCTGTTTGTTAACTTTCCCTGCTTCGTACAgtcatatagtatatatacaagAGATGATGCATCATATTTTACTTTCACTATTTTGCACAGAAATGGTCAAaactctgttgtttttttttcaagtaagaACTGCCAATATGAAGGTGATGTGTTACAAAATCAGCATGACCGAAAACGAACAGCTGTCGCAATGTCCTCAGACATGTTCAGTGTCTGGAGTTCGCTTCTTTAGTCAAGTGCTAGAGCTATGAagctaatgtggctaacaaATAATAGATATCGCTAGCCTACAGCATAGCATCTTAAAACATAGATTGTCTTAGAAATTATATTTGTACAAAAATGGTTTCATAAAATGAGAGAATAaggctgtaatttaaaaaattgctcAAATTAAATGTGAACATTAGGCGGGAGGTTGGGCGTGGCTCTGTATGATTGGCATTGGGTCGGAGGAGTTTCCTGTTCTAACGACTGTGTCTGTGCATATGACCTTGAATTTATGTAAAAGTAAAAGCGTAAAAATCTAGTCTTTTCGTCTCCCTGTGACACACTAGATGAATCCTGTATATGATGCATATTAAAACACTAATTAAAAGTCGCTCAAATCTCGCAGATACCAGCAATAGAAAAATCATTCTTTGCCTTAAAGTAACTTCGTGCAAAAAGCCAAGCTTGGCTTTTTTATTCTCAGTACTCCATGGCACGGAGTGTGGAAGGTAAACAGAGATAATTGAGTGACTGTGAACAGGAGGAAACAGGAACTGagagaaaaactaaaaacacaaaacaatgaGGCAGGAACCGAGCCCAGAGGAAAGCATGTGCAAGGAACCAACTTCGAATATCTCCACGCGCAGGACATCTCCTCAAACACACGGCTTCCTGCTCATGCTGGGACAAATAAACCCGGATAACCTCCTGACCCTGACACTGAGCCTCCAGCAGGGTGCTAATGTAGTGGTGATTAGTCCTCTAAAAAAACCTTTCCAatttatattgtaaataaatttatgcATTGCTACATTCTTAGACaacttttaagggttctttggttgtccctctgcAGGGAACCCTACAACAGTGCGTTCCAAATAGATCCGTTTTGGGAATCTAAGAACCTTATTTATCCACAGAACCTAAAAGTGTATCTATTAACTGCGTAAATGTGCAGAACAAACTCCAagttattgctcattattttctcctCAGTAtgtagaacctgtcaggagtttaactTTTAGCTAAACTGTAGATAAAATGGTTCATGAAGGGTTCCTTACACTCTCATTGAATAAATAAGGGTTCTCCAAAAAAGCTTCTACTTGGACTAAACATATTAGCTAaatttttttgaagaaaatattaattacatttgcACACTTACCCAGTTAATGTATACACTCTGGATTAGTGGATTCACTTGATAATTAAGAATTCTCAGCTTTCAAAAAATGGATTGTACTTGGAAGCTTTTCTGACAGGGAAACACTGTCTACACACACTTTGGTTTAGTCACCTCTGGCACCTATTTATCGTCTGGTCTAGAGAACAGCAAGATCCGTCTTTCTAGGAAAATGGcgctttttttttacctgcactAGTTTTGGGCATGAGTCCAGCTGTATAATTCCTGCACCAACAGCATGACATCACTGTGCCAGTTTTAGGGCTAATATGACCAAAGCCATGGTTTAAAAATCTCGTTAATGTCGAGTTAAAGAGAGTTGAAGAGAGCCGAGTTCCACTAGCTGCATTTTGGTTCTATAATTTAAtggaaatatacagtaaatcatAGCATGACATCActgtgatgataataataataataataagaagaagaagaagaacaaggacATTATATTGATGCTAAATTTGACAACCTAAAAACTTAAATCGAGCTTTAAGTTACACTCCTTTCCTTCACatcaatgtttatattaatgatagTAGTCCATGACAGAAGAGGAGCTTCAGCGACTCCTAAATCTTAACTTGAATTCTTAACTTAATCTTGACCCCATCAGAATGCCTCAGGGTTAGTGATCAGAGctttctgttcatttaataTCCCACAAAAATGCTCTTGATTGAGTGATGGACGGTTTCCATTAAAAATCAgatcacaaacatttctcagttcttatttttgtatatttaaaatgagccttttgtttaaaatttggCAAAAGTAAAACTTTAACAAATaactcttcttttatttttattagccaGAGTGAtgatgaaagaaataataatgatgatgaagttTTGATGAAGATTTAACACTAAAAATTTGGcagtaaaaacacagtaaacCTTTGACACATGGAAATAATAGTGATACtgttccctgtttttttttttaatactatacTCACTTTACGGTGAACTTAAAGAACCTTGGGCCTTTGTATCCTCCACAAAATCTGCCAAATATTTTCCCAGGTGGTTGGTTGTAATCCTCCTGTTGGTGAGCAGATCTCTTCAGATCTGTCTTTGAAATTGTTGAGAAAGTCCTTAGCTCTTTTCGTggtcctgattttttttatttcaatccTTCTTAGTAGCTGTTGGTGCCCAAGCAAAGTCAGTGTCAAAAACAGGGATCTCTGATGGAAAAACCTgccttcctcctctctctctctctctctttctctctctctctccctatctatctatctcttttcCTGCCTCACTCTTTCCTTCCTCTGAATTGGGTATCCTCCTTTCCTCCTCTTGGGCTTGAGTTCACTCCTGCTCAGGGTAGATAGGATGTTTGGACACTGAGGTACAACTGATTCAGCAGCAGAGTGAAGAGGGGTGGTggaataggacaaaaaaaatgacgtATATACAGTTTTCAAACCTGAGAAGAAAGGCAAACCTTGGCTACAGATGATGCTGTCCAGAGGATTTTCCTGATTTACTTAAACACTGTAAAGCATTCATTTCTGTTCAGTGCCACTATCTTcatgaaaaaacaaatgcaaaaatccAAGCCAAGTCTACCAATTACACAAGAGTACCTCTACCATTACAGCCGTCACATTCCTCCCCGCACAATTTAGTGTTAGGGAGTAGTGGGGAAGATAAACTATCTCTATCCCGCATGGgaggagagagcaagagaaacatGAACCCAAATGGTCAAATCCATCAAAGAgttaaacaggaaataaatttaaaaatattctagcACAAATCCAACaccaatattcaccatcaaacaccaatattcaAGATCAAACACCAAAACCTACCCCcaaacaccaatattcaccatcaaacaccaatacgTACTATCAAACACCAgtattcaccatcaaacaccaataccTACAAGCAAAAATACCAAtattcactattaaacaccaataaataccatcaaacaccagtattcaccatcaaacaccaataccCACAAGCAAAAACACCAAtattcactattaaacaccactaaataccatcaaacaccaatattcaccatcaaacaccaatacgtaccatcaaacaccaatattcaccATGAAACACCAATACataccatcaaacaccaatattcaAGATCAAACACCAgtattcaccatcaaacaccagtattcaccatcaaacaccaatacgtaacatcaaacaccaatattcaccatcaaacaccaatacgtaccatcaaacaccagtattcaccatcaaacaccaatatcCTCAGGCAAAAACACCAATACTCACTGTCAAACCCCAATACTCCCTATCAAACACCAATACTCACCGtcaaacaccaatattcaccatcaaacaccaatatcCTCAGGCAAAAACACCAATACTCACTGTCAAACCCCAATACTCCCCATCAAACACCAGTACTCACCGtcaaacaccaatattcaccatcaaacaccaatatcCTCAGGCAAAAACACCAATACTCACTGTCAAACCCCAATACTCCCCATCAAACACCAGTACTCACCGtcaaacaccaatattcaccatcaaacaccaatatcCTCAGGCAAAAACACCAATACTCACTGTCAAACCCCAATACtccccatcaaacaccaatactCACCTTTAAACACCAATATCCTCAGGCAAAAACACCAATATTTACCATCAAGCACCAATATGCACCATTGAACACCAATATTCACTATTACACACCAATACTCACTGTCAAACACCAGTATTCACCATCAAATaccaatattcaccatcaaacactaatattcaccatcaaacaccaatattctCAGGcaaaaacactaatattcactattaaacaccaatactcaccatcaaacaccaatattcaccatcaaacaccaatattcaccatcaaacaccaatattctCAGGTGAAAACACCAAtattcactattaaacaccaatatttaccatcaaacaccaatatgCACCAATGAACACCAATATTCACTATTACACaccaatattcaccatcaaacataACTTTACACTGTTAGATGCTATGAATTTCCATCAAACGCAACAATCATACCAACGTTAGCCACTGAATACTGTCAAATGTCAAAGAACACCATCAAACATGAACAAATACGATTTAAAATTGACAAACTCCATCAAATATTAGCAATGTCACTCTATAACGTTCCAGTAAAGGAACCAAAAGCCAAATGAATGCTAGTGTGAACGGCGAGAACGTTCTCACGCAGGTTGTTCACGTGGAGTATGGTGTGTAAAGGTCAAGCTTCTGTTTTGCGTGGCTTTACTCTTAGCTCACTTTTTCACCGTTGGAATGCAGAGAGCTTCAGGTCTGCTTAGCATCACTGAGAAAACGTCTGAAATGAAAGTGACAGGAGGTTTAACACAGTGAGCGGCTCATAAACACCGGAATACACTCTGTTTCAGCTTCATCGTACTGTATATCGTTATTGAATCATCTTTGCAATattattgtcttattaaagACAATCAGCAACATTGTCAATTAACGTTGTCTATTAACATCAAGTAGCTTGTAAGcactgattgactgattagCAATGATAAACACTAGCCTGGTAtttagatttcatttttaatctacAGTTTTTAATCCAAGTTCTGTACCTGTTAATTGTCTGTTGGTTGGAAACAAGATAAATGACAAACAATTAGCGAGACCTAACTTCTTTTGATTAGCTATTATTCATAATTATCAGTGCATGATGTCAATCTATCTTGTtcagtagctagctaattttagatgaattcatttttaaacattgtttatcacttattaaaatattactttatacGAAACATTTTGTTCAAGCTGCTCTACTGAGTACGTCCTCACAGTAACAACTTGTTGTGGAAGATTATGCGAGATGAGGCGTATGTGCATCGCAGGTGTGCGTGTATTTAAGCTTAATACCTCATGTCAGTGTGATTGTTTTTGTTACACCGGAAATAAAGTGACTTTATAATGTTGGAATTTAGCTCagacttcctctgtgtgtgtcacagcATTCACATGATTCAACAATTGCAGATCATTTCCTCTCGAAAAACTGCAGGTGTGTAATCTTCAACCCTGAACATCAAAAGGTCTGttttaatacactatatggccaaaagtttgtgcacccctgaccatcacacccatatgtgcttgttgagcgtctcattccagatttattccccgtgtgtttgctgttataatgagctccactcttctgggaagctttccactagatgttggagcgtggctgtggggatttgtgttcattcagctacaagagcattagtgaggtcaagcgctgatgttgggatgtcgaggaggtctggggtgcagtcggtgttccagttcatcccaaaggtgttcagtggggttgaggtcagggctctgtgcaggacactcgagttcttccactccaaccttcacacaccatgtcttcatggagctcgctttgtgcacactgtcatgctggaacaggtttcagcctcttagttccagtgaagggaaactgtaaagctacagcacacagagacgttctatacaactgtgtgcttcagactttgtggaaacagtttggggaagaaccacatatgggtgtgatagtcagggtgcacatacttttgactcAATAGTGCATTTCCCCGAGCTCATCATAGAAACATTATGGAGAATGTGGTATTTTCAGGTCTTCAGGACTGAGTGATGACTGTATGAGATACCAGGCGGTTTTCAAGTTCCTCTCTATCTGCATTCCTTCCTTCACCTCCTTCATCGCAAAGGAGCTTCAAACTCTAGAGAGGAGATGTATGGGGGATTGGAACCAGATAAAGAGGATTAATATTTGGTGGGAATCATGCATCAGAAATGACAGGAGCagcagtgggaaaaaaatagtGTTTAAGGGGATATCCTGAGAGTCATGCGGGACTGATTTCCTGTCCTTGGATCCAGGATATCCGTCTGCAGAGGGCGCCGAGCTGTCACCCTTATTTTAACACACATCACCGAGGAAAAGGAAATCTCTGCaataaagctttctgtaataAACCCCAAAAATAACTTGTTGAATTtatgaaaatgcttttatttcttttttcaatcttaggtattattaatattatatcaattatgacacacaaaaatcacacaggTGTTTAAGACAGGTCTggctcaggttttttttttcttattttttctttcattctttctttctttctctctttctttctttctttttttaccttttaCAATAAAATCCTAAATCATaaagagtgggaaaaaaaatcaacactcaAGAGACGAGTGGAGAGAAAGCAACCAACCACAGTCTCTTCGAAATCTGCAAGAGAAATATCATCATTAAAAAGATCGTAAAGAAGAGCGATTATGATAGTCGTCATCCACAGGTAGCACGACATCtcatattatttcatttcatggaatggaaaaaaaaaggtaaaaacgAATTCTTTAATCTGATACAGTACAAAGACATTCAGGTTGTACAGACTTTGTTCTAAGCACCAAGCTGTGAGATTAATATCGTTAATATTCATATGTAATTCTCTAGATCATATACACGCCGAGGGACAGCCGAGCCAAGGGGGATCAAGCACCATCACGAATTAAACGTCCTCCTTCTCAGCTTCAGCACCACCTCAGAAATCAGCACAATTAACCCCTTCAGACCCACGTCACCATTATGACTCATTCAAACACATAAACTCCACTGATTGGCTGTTAGCAGGCTATTCGTTAACCAATCAGAGAATAGTTCCGAATtgctatttaattttataatgtgaatgaatttaatgttttgttttgttttgttttgtttttctttacaaatgATGTTGTGCCTTCAAAATGGGTCTGAAAGGGTTAATTATTGaaaattcatttacaaaatCTGGACTTCCCTCGTTAAGAGGAGCACCACGTACGCTTTAATAAATACACCCGAAGCAGtcgaataaataaatcacaatttcaaaaaaaaaaaaaagaatgcaaatcaaattcttcaaaaaaatgcagaacaaacaagactaaagaaacaaaaaaacaacaggaat
This is a stretch of genomic DNA from Pangasianodon hypophthalmus isolate fPanHyp1 chromosome 17, fPanHyp1.pri, whole genome shotgun sequence. It encodes these proteins:
- the tmem88a gene encoding transmembrane protein 88a; its protein translation is MSLSRNGTLERTASQQFGSDGDDSESTRLHHTSSMSSPVVDPATPAAVVPPPYSSSNASAEPLELRASLDCWACSVLVTLQNLIIAAVNVALAAVIFGIILTPALTMVVFGFLCHSKVQPHGTSVYCSDLLNDASCVALLVVGFLLLVPLLVLALAAYCRLARHLQLGLCFIPYSRAVYKNLPVSQHPGLRGCCGQQGAAERDAKASVWV